The Fodinibius saliphilus genome has a segment encoding these proteins:
- a CDS encoding DUF3095 domain-containing protein — translation MAKTQSSNFYSNLPVIEDFFNASNNDNYHSLPSDWYIAITDIVNSTSAIENGRFETVNILGASPIVGILNITDRNSIPYVFGGDGSSFCIPPEFYEDAQSVLAASRQIGKKEYGLDLRAAVIPISYLEELGYTINVARYRASEYYIQGVFSGGGLSKAEELLKKPGLDKYRVEASSNGKEVDFTGLECRWQEVKRENKEVITLLVKNRPGISSPEKVYQRLLYKMREIFGFDDKANPIDASQLNMSMSVSDLMGEVKLRTFGQHWVYRLLYLLKAELQILIGKVLMTLNYETSATDWGQYKTDMVLNSDYRKFDDMLRVVISGTPKQRKQLQAFLQEQFKEEKLAYGMHITDAAMVTCMVFQYQNEHIHFVDGKGGGYVTAAKELKQRLATLNENLK, via the coding sequence ATGGCAAAAACACAAAGCTCAAACTTTTATTCTAATCTGCCGGTCATTGAGGATTTTTTTAATGCTTCTAATAATGACAATTACCACAGTTTGCCTTCTGACTGGTATATAGCAATTACAGATATCGTTAATTCTACTTCAGCTATAGAGAATGGTCGTTTTGAAACAGTAAATATACTTGGGGCTTCTCCTATTGTGGGGATTCTCAATATAACTGATCGCAACAGTATTCCCTATGTTTTTGGGGGAGACGGATCCTCTTTTTGCATACCACCAGAATTTTATGAGGATGCCCAATCGGTACTTGCTGCCAGTCGCCAAATTGGCAAAAAGGAATATGGCTTAGATCTTCGTGCTGCAGTGATCCCCATTTCGTATTTGGAAGAGCTGGGATATACAATAAATGTTGCCCGGTACCGTGCTTCTGAATACTATATACAGGGGGTTTTTTCCGGAGGCGGGCTCAGTAAAGCAGAGGAGTTACTTAAAAAACCGGGATTGGATAAGTATCGTGTGGAAGCTTCTTCAAATGGTAAAGAAGTGGATTTCACAGGGCTTGAGTGCCGATGGCAAGAAGTCAAGCGCGAAAATAAAGAAGTGATAACTCTTCTTGTTAAAAATCGGCCCGGTATTTCATCACCTGAGAAAGTATACCAGCGCTTACTTTATAAAATGCGAGAAATATTTGGGTTTGATGATAAAGCAAACCCTATTGATGCTTCCCAACTAAATATGAGTATGTCTGTCTCGGATCTTATGGGGGAAGTTAAACTGCGTACCTTTGGACAACATTGGGTCTACCGTCTTCTTTACTTACTAAAAGCAGAGCTACAGATTCTTATTGGAAAGGTTCTAATGACACTTAATTACGAAACATCTGCCACAGACTGGGGCCAGTACAAAACGGATATGGTCTTAAATTCAGACTACCGCAAGTTTGATGATATGCTACGGGTTGTTATTAGTGGAACTCCCAAACAGCGAAAACAACTGCAAGCATTTCTACAAGAACAATTTAAGGAAGAGAAGCTGGCTTACGGAATGCATATTACTGATGCGGCAATGGTTACCTGCATGGTATTCCAGTATCAGAACGAACATATACATTTTGTTGATGGCAAAGGAGGGGGGTATGTAACTGCAGCAAAAGAATTAAAACAACGCCTTGCCACATTAAATGAGAACTTAAAATAA
- a CDS encoding ABC transporter permease subunit, with protein sequence MKISVPTLFKNKAEAIGIILFLLLAVLPLVLGILYAILYSLGLIGLTSAGFTLSYWIQAISDQEFWLSMLYTFYIALATIAISITSALGISLYLNKPLKKGLPAFSIYIPLAFPAIVVAFLVFQLASQSGFFARLFLQLGIISQTSAFPELVNDPFGIGIIAAHTFMAIPFFTIYFLNLYSQENIPEFSRVAQTLGASRWIQIRRVIIPMLLKRAFPTLTLYTIFVLGSYEIPLILGRQTPQMMSVLTIRKLRRFSLSTIPEAYVTALVFIFLVLVILFFLFKSRSFSYDLER encoded by the coding sequence ATGAAGATTTCCGTACCCACGTTATTCAAAAATAAAGCAGAAGCTATCGGCATTATCCTATTTCTTCTGCTGGCAGTACTCCCGTTGGTGCTGGGTATACTTTATGCAATTCTCTATAGCCTGGGCCTAATCGGCCTGACTAGTGCTGGATTCACCCTTAGCTACTGGATACAAGCGATCTCTGACCAAGAGTTCTGGCTATCAATGCTTTACACTTTTTATATCGCACTGGCAACAATTGCTATAAGTATCACCTCAGCTCTTGGAATTTCACTATACCTAAATAAACCCCTTAAAAAAGGATTGCCGGCCTTTTCGATCTACATCCCGCTGGCCTTTCCCGCTATTGTGGTAGCTTTTTTAGTCTTTCAGTTAGCATCACAGTCCGGGTTCTTTGCCCGCCTGTTTCTTCAGCTTGGAATTATTTCTCAAACGTCCGCTTTCCCGGAACTGGTAAATGATCCCTTTGGTATTGGGATTATTGCTGCCCATACCTTTATGGCAATTCCTTTTTTTACAATTTACTTTTTAAACTTATATAGCCAAGAAAATATACCTGAGTTTTCTCGAGTAGCTCAAACCCTTGGTGCTTCCCGGTGGATTCAAATTCGTCGGGTTATTATTCCCATGCTACTTAAAAGAGCATTTCCCACCCTTACGCTCTATACAATTTTTGTGTTGGGTTCCTATGAAATCCCCTTAATACTTGGGCGACAAACTCCTCAAATGATGTCGGTTCTTACTATCCGCAAACTTCGGCGATTTAGCCTATCCACAATACCGGAAGCCTATGTAACAGCACTTGTGTTTATCTTTTTAGTACTAGTGATACTCTTCTTTTTATTTAAATCACGCTCCTTTAGTTATGATCTCGAGAGGTAA
- a CDS encoding MTAP family purine nucleoside phosphorylase, with the protein MQSLAIILGSAFKNSIPQKLGLQPIEVDTKWGKQIIYGGSTDNRRKIFALNRHGSPHHLLPHQINYRAQAAALKAVNCGALVINSSVGVLTEELPLYKPLLLTDQLMPENRLPDGSTCSMFQEPTEEQGHLVLNEGLFSNALSKQLYERHSNTIHQSDEVVFVYAGGPRSKTPAENKMWGQLGGDVNSMTLAPEVILANELEIPVAGLVVGHKYSIPSIENPPEEDIRESLVKARAATKDILIDFLQHGETVSFGNHIYKY; encoded by the coding sequence ATGCAATCTTTAGCTATAATACTTGGCAGTGCCTTTAAGAACAGCATCCCCCAGAAGCTGGGCCTACAACCCATTGAAGTGGACACCAAGTGGGGAAAACAGATCATTTATGGGGGTAGTACTGACAATAGGCGAAAAATATTTGCACTGAATCGTCATGGGTCCCCACATCATTTACTGCCTCATCAAATAAATTATCGGGCTCAAGCTGCTGCCCTAAAAGCTGTTAATTGTGGGGCACTGGTGATCAATAGCTCTGTTGGTGTTTTAACTGAAGAGCTTCCACTCTACAAACCCCTTTTGTTAACCGATCAGTTAATGCCTGAAAACAGACTGCCGGATGGCTCAACTTGTAGTATGTTTCAAGAACCAACGGAAGAACAAGGGCACTTGGTTCTTAACGAAGGTTTATTCTCTAACGCCCTATCCAAACAACTTTACGAGCGTCATTCCAACACCATTCATCAATCTGATGAGGTGGTCTTTGTTTATGCAGGCGGACCACGCAGCAAAACCCCGGCTGAAAATAAAATGTGGGGGCAACTGGGGGGAGATGTAAACTCTATGACCCTAGCACCGGAAGTGATACTGGCAAATGAGCTGGAGATACCAGTTGCAGGACTCGTTGTCGGACATAAGTACTCTATTCCAAGTATTGAAAATCCCCCAGAAGAAGATATTCGGGAATCACTTGTTAAGGCTCGCGCCGCTACAAAAGATATTTTAATAGATTTTTTGCAACACGGAGAAACTGTTTCCTTTGGTAACCATATCTATAAGTACTAA
- a CDS encoding ABC transporter permease, whose protein sequence is MISRGNLKLFWARLLSAIFIFPVAYLLLLSFAEIWLFPNTLPTSLTIDRWHALFTERNNLFSSLLLSLTVAITVATLATLSGFYTSKQIAYHRSRKLWMRLSYFPFVLAPVIYAAVLYYYFIELNLAGSLLGVIVGHLLIAFPYSVILLSGFWSNHTQKIEQLVQTLGGNRWQTYKDVFFPMAQGLLVVCFFQTFLISWFEYGLTTIIGVGKVQTLTLKVFQYINEANFYNAALASSLLVLPPVILLYFNKKYLFQKRW, encoded by the coding sequence ATGATCTCGAGAGGTAACTTAAAATTATTCTGGGCCCGACTGCTATCAGCTATCTTTATATTTCCGGTAGCCTACTTGCTTCTGCTCTCTTTTGCAGAAATATGGCTTTTCCCCAATACATTGCCGACTTCTCTTACTATTGATCGGTGGCATGCCCTTTTCACAGAGAGAAATAACCTTTTTAGCAGCTTGTTGCTTTCCCTTACTGTTGCTATAACCGTAGCAACGCTGGCAACGCTAAGTGGCTTTTACACCAGCAAACAAATAGCATACCACCGTAGCCGCAAGCTTTGGATGCGACTCTCCTATTTCCCCTTTGTGCTTGCTCCGGTTATTTATGCTGCCGTGTTGTATTATTATTTTATTGAATTGAACCTTGCAGGCAGCTTGCTGGGGGTTATAGTAGGACATCTGCTTATTGCATTCCCTTATAGTGTAATTCTTCTTAGCGGTTTTTGGAGTAACCATACCCAAAAAATAGAGCAACTTGTTCAGACGCTTGGAGGAAATCGTTGGCAAACGTATAAAGATGTTTTTTTTCCAATGGCTCAGGGACTGCTGGTCGTTTGTTTCTTCCAGACCTTTCTAATCTCTTGGTTTGAATATGGACTCACGACCATCATAGGGGTAGGGAAAGTACAAACACTTACCTTAAAAGTATTTCAGTATATTAATGAAGCCAACTTTTATAATGCTGCCTTAGCCAGTTCCCTGTTGGTACTGCCGCCTGTTATTTTGCTCTATTTTAATAAGAAATACCTATTCCAAAAACGATGGTAA
- a CDS encoding RNA 2'-phosphotransferase, producing the protein MEIELKSLSKFLSYVLRHHPDSIGVDIDKNGWVAISELIQKAENEGRIFGKEQLYQVLEYGEKQRFILSNDGKYIRAGYGHSIEVELQLHPQQPPRLLYHGTAQKNLDSIYDEGLHSGSRNFVHLSANESDAKEVGARHGTPVILEILSQIMAEEGINFYQSESEPDIWLTKKVEPKFFN; encoded by the coding sequence ATGGAAATAGAGTTAAAATCACTTAGTAAGTTTTTGAGCTACGTGTTACGGCACCATCCCGATTCTATTGGAGTTGATATAGATAAAAATGGATGGGTCGCTATTAGTGAGTTAATTCAAAAGGCAGAAAATGAGGGAAGAATTTTTGGCAAAGAACAGTTGTATCAGGTTCTTGAGTATGGTGAAAAGCAACGGTTTATTCTTAGTAATGATGGTAAATATATTAGAGCAGGTTACGGTCACTCTATTGAAGTAGAGTTACAGCTGCACCCCCAACAACCACCCCGGTTACTCTATCATGGTACAGCCCAAAAGAATTTGGATTCAATTTACGATGAGGGTCTACATTCTGGAAGTCGTAACTTTGTACATCTTTCAGCTAATGAAAGTGATGCAAAAGAGGTTGGTGCGCGCCATGGTACACCAGTAATACTAGAAATTTTATCTCAAATAATGGCAGAAGAGGGTATCAACTTTTATCAGTCAGAAAGCGAGCCTGATATCTGGCTTACTAAAAAGGTGGAGCCTAAGTTTTTCAACTAA
- a CDS encoding ABC transporter substrate-binding protein translates to MNSYTYFISAFCLLLLLSCSSKSNHQTDLSKLNWDQIRQRADGQTVNMMMWQGDPNINSYMQNYVAPTVKQQYNVDLEIAGGQGNTIVSILMSEIEAGKQNGELDLIWINGETFYQLRQINGLYGPFVSKLPNTRYIDFDNPFIKYDFQQPINGYEVPWGNVQFTIIYDSARVNTPPKTKEELAQYVRKHPGTFTIANDFSGMTFLKSLLINMAGANTLDGAFDQKKYTKYSTQLWDYINSIKPHFWKEGETFPSSVSSMHQLFVNGELHFTMSNNDAEVDNKIREGFFPKSARAYLLEGGTIQNSHYLGIPVNSAKKAAAMVVSNFLISPEAQYQKARPDTWGDGTVLDIKKLSKTMNKKFVSLPKGSHAPSNKQMQQKALQELAPEYMIRLYEDFRTHVIQK, encoded by the coding sequence ATGAATTCATACACCTATTTTATATCTGCTTTTTGCCTCCTGCTGCTTCTTTCATGTAGTAGCAAGAGCAATCATCAAACTGACCTAAGCAAGCTTAACTGGGATCAGATCCGTCAACGAGCGGATGGCCAAACCGTTAACATGATGATGTGGCAGGGAGATCCCAATATTAATAGCTATATGCAAAACTATGTAGCCCCGACTGTTAAGCAACAGTACAATGTAGATCTAGAAATTGCCGGCGGACAGGGAAATACGATTGTTTCCATTCTTATGAGCGAAATAGAAGCAGGCAAACAGAATGGCGAGCTTGATCTTATTTGGATTAACGGGGAAACCTTTTACCAACTTCGTCAGATTAACGGGCTTTATGGTCCCTTTGTCTCAAAACTGCCAAACACCCGGTATATCGATTTTGATAACCCCTTTATTAAATATGACTTCCAACAACCTATTAATGGTTATGAAGTTCCATGGGGCAATGTACAGTTCACTATTATTTATGATTCGGCCCGTGTTAATACCCCCCCAAAGACTAAAGAAGAGCTGGCTCAATACGTTCGCAAACATCCTGGTACCTTTACCATTGCCAACGATTTCTCAGGGATGACATTCTTAAAATCTCTGTTAATCAATATGGCAGGAGCCAATACCCTTGATGGGGCATTTGATCAAAAAAAATACACCAAATACTCAACCCAACTCTGGGATTACATCAATAGCATTAAACCTCATTTTTGGAAAGAGGGTGAAACCTTTCCCTCCTCCGTCTCTTCAATGCATCAACTTTTTGTTAATGGCGAGCTTCATTTTACAATGAGTAATAACGATGCCGAGGTGGATAATAAAATAAGGGAAGGCTTTTTTCCTAAATCAGCCCGGGCCTATTTGCTCGAAGGCGGAACTATTCAGAACTCCCATTATTTGGGTATTCCCGTTAACTCCGCCAAAAAAGCGGCGGCCATGGTTGTCAGTAATTTTTTGATCTCACCAGAGGCTCAGTACCAGAAAGCACGGCCTGATACCTGGGGCGATGGAACCGTACTGGATATTAAAAAGCTTTCTAAAACTATGAATAAAAAGTTTGTATCACTGCCCAAAGGCAGTCACGCGCCCAGTAATAAGCAGATGCAGCAAAAAGCGCTACAAGAGCTAGCCCCAGAATATATGATTAGACTGTATGAAGATTTCCGTACCCACGTTATTCAAAAATAA
- a CDS encoding COG3650 family protein → MIERFVYSRLLFSFVIVALFFSCGTPKKNTPETAAKDSRNVSLPDFSSIQTPDVFAYSCGDSLQFSAYVTPDSSWLFLPDTTVKVSAVGSGSGARYEGNRYLYWSKGNEAILQKPTGSFMTCQTVKQEKAKAAARIRGVDFLALGQEPGWRLEITNGQQIRYIGNYGQDTVYASTTKPDINKEQSRKTYTVQAKDHTLSIIITDTPCTDVMSGVKFPSTVQVTIDGTTYSGCGESLEH, encoded by the coding sequence TTGATAGAACGGTTCGTGTATTCCAGGTTATTATTCTCCTTTGTAATAGTAGCGCTGTTTTTCAGCTGTGGCACTCCTAAAAAAAATACACCGGAAACCGCTGCAAAAGATTCGCGGAATGTATCCCTGCCAGATTTTTCATCCATTCAAACACCAGATGTGTTTGCCTACAGTTGTGGAGATTCACTACAGTTTTCTGCTTACGTAACTCCCGACAGCAGCTGGCTGTTTTTGCCTGATACTACGGTGAAAGTTAGTGCCGTTGGCTCCGGTTCCGGGGCACGATACGAAGGCAATAGATATCTTTACTGGAGTAAGGGGAATGAGGCGATTCTTCAAAAACCAACAGGGTCATTTATGACCTGCCAAACAGTTAAGCAAGAAAAAGCAAAGGCCGCCGCCCGAATACGCGGGGTAGACTTCTTGGCGCTCGGACAAGAGCCTGGCTGGAGGCTTGAGATCACCAATGGCCAGCAGATACGATATATTGGTAATTACGGCCAAGATACTGTTTATGCTTCTACTACCAAGCCTGATATTAATAAAGAACAAAGCCGTAAAACCTACACTGTTCAAGCCAAAGACCACACGCTTTCCATTATAATAACAGATACCCCTTGTACCGATGTTATGAGTGGGGTAAAATTTCCATCAACAGTGCAGGTTACCATTGATGGAACGACTTATAGCGGATGTGGGGAATCATTAGAACATTAA
- a CDS encoding DoxX family protein, which produces MLNRLNSSTLSEFVDAKTSAAILRIFAAFFMFYGHGWGKLMTVFSGDFPSGFDPIGIGPELSMILAALAEGVCSILVIVGFWTRLAAAILVINMSVAVFAYHIPAGDGFGGMESALFYLCVFGVIFLFGPGKYSIDSSK; this is translated from the coding sequence ATGTTAAATCGATTAAATTCTTCTACTCTAAGTGAGTTTGTTGATGCCAAAACTTCTGCAGCAATCCTTCGCATATTTGCCGCTTTTTTTATGTTCTATGGTCACGGCTGGGGCAAACTCATGACTGTTTTTAGTGGCGACTTTCCATCTGGTTTTGACCCTATTGGGATTGGCCCAGAACTCTCAATGATACTTGCGGCATTGGCCGAAGGTGTATGTTCTATATTGGTAATTGTAGGGTTTTGGACTCGTCTGGCAGCAGCCATTTTGGTTATCAATATGTCCGTAGCCGTCTTTGCCTATCATATCCCTGCCGGTGATGGATTTGGGGGCATGGAATCTGCTTTATTCTACTTATGTGTCTTTGGAGTTATTTTCCTATTTGGTCCCGGGAAATATTCTATTGACAGTAGTAAGTAA
- a CDS encoding serine hydrolase domain-containing protein yields the protein MTKSRLRISLLVVVLSFLLQPSIYAQSSSSFDKQKLDAYFNKLVEKDKFMGSVAIASDDSDVYQKTVGYASKKREIQANSNTKYRIGSVTKTFTAAMIFQLIEEGNLSLDTRLADFYPQIPQADSITIEHLLRHQSGLYNFTSSSAYPNWMSEKKSTEELLALFRDSESQFSPGEQISYSNTNYVLLGFVIEDITGRSYAKELQKRIVDPLKLENTYYGGAIDMNNNEAFSFGFSGDSWSKAPETHMSIPGGAGAIVSTPDDLNDFIRALFKGKVVSEKSLDKMTDTKQGMGMGLMKIPFYNTYSYGHNGSIGGFNSSMSYFPTEGVALAVTSNAINYSMNDMLLGILSIYFGKEFEIPSFDQKTITLSKKEMQKYVGDYVSSQLPMDIKVFIDKSTLKAQATGQGAFPLTANSKTGFRFDPAGIKIKFDSLASKKYQQFQLKQGGGTFLFKRNK from the coding sequence ATGACTAAATCACGATTGAGAATTTCATTACTGGTAGTGGTGCTGTCCTTTTTATTGCAGCCTTCTATTTATGCACAATCTTCTTCAAGTTTTGATAAACAAAAGTTAGATGCATATTTCAATAAGCTGGTAGAGAAAGACAAGTTTATGGGATCTGTTGCTATCGCTTCTGATGATAGTGATGTGTATCAAAAAACTGTGGGCTACGCTTCTAAAAAGCGAGAGATACAAGCCAATAGTAATACAAAATATCGTATAGGTTCTGTAACAAAAACGTTTACGGCAGCAATGATTTTTCAGCTTATTGAGGAGGGAAACCTTTCTCTGGATACTAGGTTAGCTGATTTCTATCCACAAATTCCACAAGCTGATAGCATTACTATTGAACACCTGCTGCGGCATCAGTCGGGGCTTTATAACTTTACCAGTTCGTCAGCCTACCCAAATTGGATGAGTGAAAAGAAATCTACAGAAGAACTCTTGGCATTGTTTCGTGATAGTGAATCCCAATTTTCTCCGGGAGAGCAAATAAGTTATAGCAATACCAACTATGTGTTGTTAGGCTTCGTCATAGAAGATATTACAGGACGTTCGTATGCCAAAGAGTTGCAGAAGCGCATTGTCGATCCACTTAAACTGGAGAATACCTATTATGGTGGAGCTATCGACATGAATAACAACGAAGCATTCTCTTTTGGCTTTTCTGGAGACTCTTGGAGTAAAGCCCCCGAAACGCATATGAGTATTCCAGGTGGGGCTGGGGCTATTGTATCAACTCCCGATGACTTAAACGATTTTATTCGAGCGTTATTTAAAGGCAAGGTAGTTTCGGAGAAATCTCTGGATAAAATGACGGATACCAAGCAAGGTATGGGAATGGGGTTGATGAAAATCCCTTTTTATAATACCTATTCATATGGCCATAATGGCAGTATTGGTGGTTTTAATTCTAGTATGTCATATTTTCCTACAGAAGGTGTGGCATTAGCTGTAACTAGTAATGCTATAAATTACAGCATGAATGATATGCTACTGGGTATTTTGAGTATCTATTTTGGCAAAGAGTTTGAAATCCCCTCCTTCGATCAAAAGACGATTACATTAAGCAAAAAAGAGATGCAGAAATATGTGGGAGATTATGTATCCAGTCAATTACCGATGGATATTAAAGTGTTTATCGATAAAAGTACTTTGAAAGCCCAAGCTACCGGACAGGGTGCATTTCCGCTGACAGCAAATAGTAAAACAGGTTTTCGATTTGATCCTGCAGGTATTAAGATAAAATTTGATTCATTGGCTAGTAAAAAATACCAACAGTTCCAGCTAAAACAAGGCGGAGGAACGTTTCTTTTTAAGCGAAATAAATAA
- a CDS encoding phosphotransferase: protein MISEQKIYSILNHSIPGFEATSELQPIEGGNLNHLWRICDRNKKLIIKWAPPHIASNPEVSLSPERIAIEAKALQLFEEDGLLYSFIDEQLRPPQIYVYDKNQHLLLMEDLGQIPSLDQWLGDNNLDSIGERLGTFIGNIHRRTFGKKELSQRFDNHDIQQTRLEVQYKPAADYALASRAQGIDLNLIRSKTQMLGNQLMETGCCLIMGDLWPPSILVDRGNLYIIDWEFSHFGYPLQDVGHFAAHCWMQAHMASFESQENRFKQLWGQFWKSYKKSMGEQISELDLDGMMTHAGAEILIRVCGPFQKGYVYEECEADSLPVRQAVNKVQQIIASACITKLWEK, encoded by the coding sequence ATGATTTCAGAGCAGAAGATATATTCGATTCTTAATCATTCGATTCCCGGCTTTGAGGCTACCTCAGAACTTCAACCTATTGAGGGCGGAAACCTGAATCACCTGTGGCGAATATGCGACCGCAACAAAAAGCTAATCATCAAATGGGCTCCCCCGCATATTGCCTCAAATCCTGAAGTCTCGCTCAGCCCTGAACGTATTGCCATTGAAGCCAAGGCCTTACAACTCTTCGAAGAAGATGGGCTACTCTATTCTTTCATTGATGAGCAACTTCGTCCACCCCAAATATATGTTTATGATAAGAACCAACATTTGCTTCTTATGGAAGACTTGGGGCAAATACCCTCTCTCGATCAGTGGTTAGGCGACAACAATCTAGACTCCATAGGAGAGAGATTAGGAACCTTTATCGGTAATATTCACCGACGAACATTTGGGAAGAAGGAGCTCTCACAAAGGTTTGACAACCATGATATACAACAAACACGATTGGAAGTACAATATAAACCGGCCGCTGATTATGCTTTAGCGAGTAGAGCACAGGGTATAGATCTCAACCTCATCCGATCAAAAACACAAATGCTAGGCAACCAATTGATGGAAACAGGTTGTTGTCTGATTATGGGCGACCTTTGGCCCCCCTCAATATTAGTTGACCGCGGCAACTTGTATATTATTGATTGGGAATTTTCACATTTTGGATATCCCCTACAGGATGTAGGACATTTTGCTGCACATTGTTGGATGCAGGCCCATATGGCTTCTTTTGAAAGTCAGGAAAATAGGTTCAAACAACTTTGGGGACAGTTCTGGAAGAGCTATAAAAAATCAATGGGAGAGCAAATATCAGAACTAGACTTGGATGGTATGATGACTCATGCGGGTGCTGAAATTTTAATCCGGGTGTGCGGTCCGTTTCAAAAGGGCTATGTATATGAAGAGTGCGAAGCTGATAGCCTGCCAGTTAGACAAGCAGTCAATAAAGTGCAGCAAATAATAGCATCAGCCTGCATTACTAAGCTGTGGGAAAAATAA
- a CDS encoding ABC transporter ATP-binding protein, with protein sequence MVNPLKATDISKSYGAEQVLNGVSLTLNNNETLSILGKSGCGKTTLLKILAGLESPDQGTILVNDTNVQTLRPQERNVVYLYQEPLLFPHLTVFENIAFGLQLRKVDKNKISDRTHAMIEKLKLTGMEVKMPDQLSGGQKQRVSFGRALITNPSVLLLDEPFGNLDADIRANMQKLFKQIANDVDITSIFVTHNVKEAILMGDRIGSISNGELMIYPSIEAFIQSGNNGVQEEIEFWSTIKNNRN encoded by the coding sequence ATGGTAAATCCACTGAAAGCAACAGATATATCAAAATCCTATGGTGCTGAACAGGTACTTAACGGGGTTTCTCTTACCCTAAACAACAATGAGACACTGAGTATATTGGGCAAATCGGGATGTGGTAAAACGACACTGCTTAAAATTCTTGCCGGTCTTGAATCTCCCGATCAGGGAACTATTTTAGTTAATGATACCAATGTCCAAACACTTCGCCCACAGGAACGCAATGTTGTTTATTTGTACCAAGAACCGCTGCTATTTCCTCATTTAACAGTTTTTGAAAATATTGCCTTTGGATTGCAATTGAGAAAAGTTGATAAAAATAAGATTTCCGATCGCACTCATGCCATGATTGAAAAGCTGAAGCTCACCGGTATGGAAGTAAAAATGCCTGATCAGCTATCAGGCGGGCAAAAACAGCGTGTGTCTTTTGGGCGTGCGCTCATCACCAATCCCAGTGTATTACTTTTAGACGAACCCTTTGGAAATCTTGATGCCGATATACGAGCCAACATGCAGAAACTCTTCAAGCAAATTGCCAATGATGTAGATATTACTTCCATCTTTGTAACACACAATGTTAAAGAAGCCATCCTGATGGGAGATCGTATTGGCAGCATTTCAAACGGTGAACTTATGATCTACCCCTCCATAGAAGCATTTATTCAAAGTGGAAATAATGGCGTACAGGAAGAGATCGAATTCTGGAGTACCATTAAAAACAACAGAAACTAA